The following is a genomic window from Acipenser ruthenus chromosome 19, fAciRut3.2 maternal haplotype, whole genome shotgun sequence.
aatttctttaaaaagtaggtaaatgctttaatttaatttattggaTTTAATTCTGAACTTGCACTGTGTCACTTTTATAATCCATGTTAATTAAAACCTCCTCACAATCTGCAATTCTATAAGGCTTCTTTCTACAGTACATGAGTCTCACCATTAAGCTTACATACATCAAAATGTTGACATTTCATAAACTTGCATCAAAGCTCTTCAAAATCTCACAACTCACCATAAGGACAGATTTAACTTTGAACAGGTATTGTcagataataataatttcaaaacattatgtaaaaaaaaacattttttgtttcctACTGTACACCAGGAACCCTGAATATAGCTTTTACTGTAGGTAGTGTTtcattatttcataataaataatatataaatccTTTATGAAGGATTATATATTGTCAATTCTACCACAGTAAATGACACCGTGTTCAATTATTATTCTAATACAGACCATTATTTGTGTTAAATAGAGTTAGTGGGGGAAAAGTGAATTTtggtaaatgtaaaacaaaattctAGATTTTAGGCAAAATACAGAATGCAAACCTAAAAAatgttaagactttttttttttttctccattataAAAGTACTAAACTACTTCCATTACTTTAAACAAAGTTAAATCTGTGACATCTTTATATTTGAATACACATGCTGACGAGCAACAGTGTTGTTAGAGAAGCCATGCACTTCATTGTTGTGGCAACACTGGTCTTCCCCCACAGAGTGTGTAGAGACGGAAGCGTTCAGAAAAATCACATGCTAGCTGGTGTGAACTGTACTGAGTCCATTCACTGCTGGTCTCTGTATGCTGTAGCCTGTCCCACAGGGAGACGCACGTTCACTAACAACGCTACCTGACACTGTCCAACCCTTTtactgacaaaaacaaaacagcgtGTTAAACAAACAGGTGGTATGTGTAGCACTGTCGGAGCTTTTAGTTATAATGTGTgctcattttattacatttacataATCTGAAGGCATTTTTTGTTTCATAAATTTATAAAATCTTCTGGATAGCAATGACAGGACTAGACAGGTAATGCTGTTGACTGAATGGGTCAAATTTGTTAAGGTCTTTAATCCAAAATGCTATTttctaaaatgtgtgtgtgtgtgaatgaaaaATCTAACTACTATTACTAAACACAAAGTACTGCGAATATCTGAGTGACTTAAGTAATGAAAAACAAGTAGGCACAATTAATTAAGGCATTGAGAAAGGCTTctggttgaaacatttgtcaaataaCTTTAGAAGTATCACATAGCATGAATATGCTGTTGATAGCTTTGCAACATTAACACTTTTACCAAATAAATGAGGCAAAGTGTTGAAAATTAGCTCAAATGTCTAAAGTTAAGTGTATGTTAGGTTTGATATTAACTCACCCCCAATGATTTTTAATGTATGCAAGTTCCCTGCTGCAAAAAATCCAAGCTCAATACTCCTTTATGTGCAATAAAGCTAGCTTTAAAATAAGGGTTTTCACACAAGCACAACTTGAGGAACAGCCAGTTTCTAAATGTGTGATATGACCATAATTCCAATAGGAGCCAATTAAAAGGAAACTCGGAGAAACTGGTTGGAACGTTCACTGGTACTCCCAATTCAGTCTGCTGCAGATCAATTGAGCTGAAATACTGAAATGTACCATCACTTCATTTGTTCAGATACGGGAGTTCTCCATCAACAGAATAAATTGTttatgagttgttttttttttttaatgttaattctTTGCAAACTTGTGTAATGCCTAACTGCACAACAATGGCTAAATTGCATTACAAAAAAGAACAGGGTTAATTTTGGTGCTGATAATAAATAATTTAGATGGCAATTATAATTATGGCTGTGGAATGTTTGAAACAATATAAAGTGAAATTAACTAAATTTACTAAATTATGGAATGTAATATACAAGCTAGTCTACTGCTTTTATGAAGCCTTTAATACTGAAAAAACTTTTGATCACATGAAATTCAAAATATGCTCAAACCTTTTTCCTTTTACTTCTGGTGGTCTTGTTCTATATACATATATTGGAACTAAAAAGTAAATCGTCTTTAGTGAGCATTTCTTTATTTGGCTAAAGACTATGCTCCTAAAGAATGTTTTTTATTGCATTCATAGTGGCCACTTGAATGAAAATCTGTTACCATAAAAAAACgcaattgttttaattttaaataaaattaccaTACGTATAATTAGGGGTTTCTGATAAAAGATGATTGTATCAGGTTTTATCTCAACGATTAGCGTAAAAAATCCTGCTGCTGAAGTCATGGGAACTAAGCTGCAAGAGGTTCTCACGTCTCCAGTAGAAGTTTGTATAAGAGGGACATGTTGGTACTAGCCTCCTCTGCTTATCTGCCAAGAAACCATCTTGCTAAATAAAATGATCTTGCTTGGCTCTTGACAACTGAACCATAGTAAAGAGATATAGTTCATCATCGTTGTTTCATCACGAGATCCAGAGATCTACCCAATTCAGCTGCCATCAACCTGACTTGTGACAATTTTAAGGTTTAAATTTTAACTCAGCCATCAGCTCATACACCCCCAACCCCCAAAAGTAAAAGCTGCAAAACGTTTATTTAAACCGCTCAAGTATTTTAAAAGCTTCTCCACATAAAGCAAGCACCCCGTTACAGACGAAATAAATATTTGGAAAATGGGATCCGTCTCTTTAATGGTGTTGATACAGATTATGATTAAAGCTTTGGTAAATACTGTTGAGCAGATTTCAAAACTGAGGTTGAATGTCTGATTGAATAGCAGCATAACACTGGGCAACAGtgccaatatattttttattgaattccCCTCTCCCCCTTAGTAACCTGAAACCAAAGATTTACCAAAAACTGAAACCTAGATAAACAGGATTAACAGGACtagttaaaaagtattttttccccATGCAAATGAAACAACGCTGCATTGTAAAGAGAAGTTGTGACATCATCACAttaacatataatcacattaactCCTTTTCATTCGTCTCTTACAGATCCTGCACAACCCCTTGTTACGGTGATGATAAACCCTAAAGTGTTACTGGCTTAAACCAAAAGCCCTTTTTAAAGTACTGTCATCCCAGAGACGACTACGAAAACCTGCAGCACAGGAACAAGCCTAGCCAGGAAGGCAGGGAAAGTGAAGACCTCCAGGCGCCCCGCACGACCGGTTCTTCAGCCTCTCCATTCAGCATTGTTATCAGTTGTATCCGCACCAGAGAGATGAACCTTACAAAAGAACGCAAGCCCAAAAAACCTCATTACATCCCGAGACCTCCAGGGAAACCATTTAACTTCAAGTGCTTCCAGTGTCCATTTACTTGCAATGAGAAATCCCACTTGTTTAACCACATGAAGTATGGCCTGTGCAAAAACTCTATCAACCTGGTCAATGAGCAAGACCGCAGTGGGAAGTCAGCTAAGATAATTTCAACAGACTCCCCGCAAAAGGTTCAGACTGAGCCTGCTGGCAAATCTAGTCCATGCAGAGCCAGTACAAGTGCACCTGCAAAATGTGAGATCCCAACCGAACAAAGAATCAACAAAGATGAAAGCGCAGATGACTTTAAGAATCAAGAGCAGAGCAGAGCTCAAAGTCCAAAAACAGCCCCCCAAAAAGAACAGCAGCCTGAGCCAGCTGCAAAAGAAAGTGAAGCAAACAAACACTCAGAAAGCATTGCAAGAGTAAGACCTTCAGCCTTTGTCCCGATCTTGGGACACATGCTTACAAATACTGTGGAAAGCAGTGATCCTGCTCCATTAATTTCCAAACCAGACATTGCTTCTCCTCTGCCAATCCGATCTGCCTTTCACAATCCCAATGGGCCCTGGAGATCAGGTCCAGTTTTTATCCCACCTGACTTTTCTCACAAAGTTCCGTCTGGCAAGATAATCGGCCCAGTTCCTAACTACATACCTCCCATGATTCCAGATTTCCCCCCTTACTTCTTTGCAGAACACACTCTGCCAGCCATCTACCGACCCTACCTCTCTCCTGGAAGCCCCCATGAGAGTGAAAACCCACCCTTTCCGACATATTTCTCCCCAGAGCAGAGGCACTTGCTGCCCCATGCTTTCCCAGTTCCAGGAATCCCATTTCCAGGACCTATACCACCTTCGGCTATAGAACATCACTACAGATACCATCAGCCTGTCCAACAAAGTCCCCCTTTCCATTTTGGAATCTACCGGCCTGCACTCACTGAACCTGCTTTTCAAGACTTTAACCCAAAACCAATGCACCAAACAGAAGGTTTCAATAGAGATGCAGGTCTTCATGTACAGGTAGCCAACCAGTCTCAATACACACACTTAAAGAGCCCAGGTACTTCAGATTACCAGAAGAAATTGAATAAGGGCTACATGAGGCCTGCTGTAATCATGGAGGTGGGCATCATGGACCACGAAAATGTAAGAGGGGTGAAAATGAGCCCCAGGGCAGGGTGTGCCGCCACTGGATCCCCAGACAGGCCGAGCCCAACAAACTTCACAACGAACAACCCAAATCCAGAAAGCGATCAGGATCTCTCTGCAAATACCATTTCGAGCAAGATGACCCACTCCAACCAACCAAAGATCAGCAGCATTACAGCTTTCCAGCCAATCAGAATAGTAGTGCATCCTCCAAGTCCACCAGACAACGACCGTCTTGCAGACAGGTATGAATAACATTCCACTTAATGTATGTACTATAGACAAATAGACAAAAATGTCTACTATGTATATTATATTGTTAATATTAATTCAAAACCATTGCATTTTCAAATCTGTTGAAAATGGTTTTTGGTTCAGTTTTGACTATTGGTTCTACAATCCAAAAATGTCCACTGTATGTGTATAAaccttttcaaaataaatataatatctaACCGCTTAAATTCTATTAAACTAATAacatatttgtttcacattagggTAAAACTATTATATTTTTCATAAAACTGTTTTATATAAAAGAGAAactgccttttctttttctgataaaatattttttcttttctgtttacaGAAGAGATGACAGTGTCTCTAACGAGTCTTCTTCTGACCACGAGGAGGAAGAAATGGCGCCACTCAACCTTTCCACAAAAGCTCAAGCAGAAGAAGAGCCCTTAACCTACACCAGCACAGACCACTGGGACACTCCAGCAGCAGTGGACAGCCAGGACATGCCCTTAAACCTATCTGTTAAAGGCTCTTCCAACCCAGAGGCACcaactgctaaactgcctcaagCCTCACCACAAAGGGAAAGACGTTTCAGCAGAGAATTGAGGGGCAAAAGCCCGGAATTGGGAGAAATCGAAAACTACGACGAGCAGAAACAAACAGCAGCCTTTGCCCTTTGCCAGCTGGCCTCCTACAGCTCCCACAAACTCAGTGGAGAGCGCTCAGCCGTCCCTTCTAAAGAGGAGCATCCCCTTCTTCAGAGCAGCAGCTCTGCCGTTTCCACGGTGACAGAAGATAAACCCAAGGAGAGGGGACAAAAGAGGTCACACCAATCTCTTCAAGCACAGGCCAAGAAAGCAAATCCAGATGAGCCTGTCAGAGTATTTAGAAAGAGGCCACGATGTTCATAAAACATCGTACTCAAAAGTGACTGAATGGACTATATTTTTCTACCAATACATTGGTGCAGTGGGATGGactcatatactgtacatattgacttttaaaaagctgcaaaGGATTGTTCCTTcatctttttgtatttgtttttctcttaTATGACTATATTTTCcaataaaatatggttttaaataacttttagtTTTCAACATTCCTTCACAATAAATAGGAGCCATATTACATTAGATAGCCACTGTAAAATCTGTTGTAATATAGGACTGGAAAAAACACAGCTAAAACAGTGGATGTTACACCCACAAAACTATTTTGTTGCCCAGTATCCCAAGGCAAATGACTGCTTTGTAATAAGACAGGATCCCAATTTGACGAATGACAACAGATTCAACTCTCTTGGCCAATATGGCTGTTTTACAATGGAACCCAACTTTGTAGAATACAGATTTTCTAATATTTTCTATATTCAAAGAATTATGTAGATTTTATAAGCTATTGAAGTCTGGGACATTAAGTGTATGAGTTTTTTGTAAAATCCTGTGTGTGCTG
Proteins encoded in this region:
- the LOC117424311 gene encoding zinc finger protein 750-like → MNLTKERKPKKPHYIPRPPGKPFNFKCFQCPFTCNEKSHLFNHMKYGLCKNSINLVNEQDRSGKSAKIISTDSPQKVQTEPAGKSSPCRASTSAPAKCEIPTEQRINKDESADDFKNQEQSRAQSPKTAPQKEQQPEPAAKESEANKHSESIARVRPSAFVPILGHMLTNTVESSDPAPLISKPDIASPLPIRSAFHNPNGPWRSGPVFIPPDFSHKVPSGKIIGPVPNYIPPMIPDFPPYFFAEHTLPAIYRPYLSPGSPHESENPPFPTYFSPEQRHLLPHAFPVPGIPFPGPIPPSAIEHHYRYHQPVQQSPPFHFGIYRPALTEPAFQDFNPKPMHQTEGFNRDAGLHVQVANQSQYTHLKSPGTSDYQKKLNKGYMRPAVIMEVGIMDHENVRGVKMSPRAGCAATGSPDRPSPTNFTTNNPNPESDQDLSANTISSKMTHSNQPKISSITAFQPIRIVVHPPSPPDNDRLADRRDDSVSNESSSDHEEEEMAPLNLSTKAQAEEEPLTYTSTDHWDTPAAVDSQDMPLNLSVKGSSNPEAPTAKLPQASPQRERRFSRELRGKSPELGEIENYDEQKQTAAFALCQLASYSSHKLSGERSAVPSKEEHPLLQSSSSAVSTVTEDKPKERGQKRSHQSLQAQAKKANPDEPVRVFRKRPRCS